The Brassica napus cultivar Da-Ae chromosome C1, Da-Ae, whole genome shotgun sequence DNA segment ATCTTTGAGATTTTGGTATTGAGCTTTAAGTATAATGTTGAAAAATCAAAGGATAACGTACCAGAGGGATTGTGAAAGTGACCAATCAGTTGGCTGTTTCTTTTTTGAGATCGTGGACACCAAAACAAAGAGAAGCAAGACTTGGATTCGATTAAAAAGTCAGtcgagaaaaatataaaaagaaagatcCAAGAggaattttcttataaaatggACAATGATCGTTAAACCCAAATTTTagttgagtatatatatatatttggttatTGTTAATTTaagaatatacatatttaatcaaacaatcaaaggTTGAATTACAAACAAGAAGGAGGACTGAGTCTGAGACCTCTTAAGGAGGTAAACACAGTTCACGCCTTAAAACTAATATGGAGAATTCTGTCCTCTCGAAATTCGCTTTGGGTCCGGTGGGTGCAGTGTTATCTGATTCGAAAGGGATCGTTCTGGTCAGTGAGTATGAACTCAAATCATGGGTATGGCATAAATTACTGAAACTAGGCGATCTTGCGAAACAGTTTTTCAGAAGAGAAGTGAGGAATGGAAGAGAAACCTCCTTCTGGTATGACTCGTGGTCGAAGCTTGGCTGCTTGAAGGATGTGATAGGAGAACGAGGGTGCATTGCTCTGGGCATATCTGATAAGGCTGTTGTTGCAGATGTCCTGAGTAAGCACCGAAGAAGACGACACCGTGAGAGCCGTCTGAATGAGATTGAGAATGAATTAGAAGCGCTTAGGAATGGAGACATGTGATAGGATAAACCGGTGGAACGCTACAGCAAACACAGCCTGTGTGCTCTGTGATGCAGCTGATGAAACCTGCCACCATCTCTTCTTCAGCTGCAACTACTCAAGACAAATCTGGAAATCACTGGCTGGTGGGATTCTCTACAAATCTTGGAATGACG contains these protein-coding regions:
- the LOC106378772 gene encoding uncharacterized protein LOC106378772, with the protein product MENSVLSKFALGPVGAVLSDSKGIVLVSEYELKSWVWHKLLKLGDLAKQFFRREVRNGRETSFWYDSWSKLGCLKDVIGERGCIALGISDKAVVADVLSKHRRRRHRESRLNEIENELEALRNGDIDHLQRTSLPPTKKFLIRYTFQATVHALWRELNARRHGEQPQTVNVITKFVDKTIRLKLLSVKELGQKYLEESLTTWFATRERPP